Proteins encoded within one genomic window of Bradyrhizobium sp. AZCC 1719:
- the cydB gene encoding cytochrome d ubiquinol oxidase subunit II, translating into MNIAVDLATVWAFIIAFAVFVYVVMDGFDLGLGILFPLFPDKRDRDVIMNSVAPVWDGNETWLVLGGGGLMAAFPLAYAVLMPALYTPMIAMLLGLVFRGVAFEFRWRTTRARNRWDIAFFGGSLLATLAQGIALGAILQGVQVEGRHYAGGWWDWLTPFSMLTGVSLVIGYSLLGATWLVMKTEGELRDRAYHLSWVLLLAMLGAIAAVSIATPFLHIQYTERWFAWPNVLMTAQVPISVAVVTALLLRSLANKYDYQPFFLTLALFTLSYAGLGISMYPYIVPQSITIWQAAAPENSQLFMLVGVAGLIPLILGYTAWAYWVFRGKVKPESGYH; encoded by the coding sequence ATGAACATCGCGGTGGACCTGGCCACAGTCTGGGCCTTCATCATAGCCTTTGCCGTGTTCGTCTATGTCGTGATGGACGGCTTCGATCTCGGGCTCGGCATTCTGTTTCCGCTGTTTCCGGACAAGCGCGACCGCGACGTCATCATGAACAGCGTCGCCCCGGTGTGGGACGGCAACGAAACCTGGCTGGTGCTCGGCGGTGGCGGCCTGATGGCGGCCTTCCCGCTCGCCTATGCCGTGCTGATGCCGGCGTTGTACACGCCGATGATTGCGATGCTGCTCGGCCTCGTATTCCGCGGCGTCGCCTTCGAATTCCGCTGGCGCACGACGCGCGCGCGCAACCGATGGGACATCGCCTTTTTCGGCGGGTCGTTGCTGGCGACGCTGGCGCAGGGCATCGCACTCGGCGCCATCCTGCAGGGCGTGCAGGTCGAGGGGCGGCACTATGCCGGCGGCTGGTGGGACTGGCTGACGCCGTTCAGCATGCTGACCGGCGTATCGCTGGTGATCGGCTATTCGCTGCTCGGCGCAACGTGGCTGGTCATGAAGACGGAAGGCGAGTTGCGCGACCGCGCCTATCACCTGAGCTGGGTCCTGTTGCTCGCGATGCTCGGGGCCATCGCCGCGGTCAGCATCGCGACGCCGTTCCTCCATATACAGTACACCGAGCGCTGGTTCGCCTGGCCGAACGTCCTCATGACGGCACAGGTACCGATTTCGGTTGCTGTAGTCACCGCCCTGTTGCTGCGCAGTCTCGCTAACAAATACGACTACCAGCCGTTCTTCCTGACGCTGGCGCTGTTTACGCTGTCCTATGCCGGCCTCGGCATCAGCATGTACCCCTATATCGTGCCGCAGAGCATCACGATCTGGCAGGCGGCGGCGCCGGAAAACAGCCAGCTCTTCATGCTGGTCGGCGTCGCCGGGCTGATCCCGCTGATCCTCGGCTATACCGCCTGGGCCTATTGGGTGTTTCGCGGCAAGGTCAAACCCGAGAGTGGATACCATTGA
- a CDS encoding cytochrome ubiquinol oxidase subunit I, translating to MFEGWDAVVLARAQFAFTMSFHIIFPAFSIGLASYLAVLEALWLATGREVYINLFNYWLKIFAVAFAMGVVSGIVMSYQFGTNWSAFSDKTGPVIGPLMAYEVLTAFFLEAGFLGVMLFGLNRVGPKLHFLATLMVAVGTLISAFWILSANSWMQTPAGHTVNEAGQFIAADWLKVIFNPSFPYRLVHMVLAAYLTTALVVGAVGAWHLLRDRHLAGPRVMFSMAMWMATLVAPIQIIAGDQHGLNTLEHQPVKIMAMEGHFESHKHGAPLILFGLPNQSTGRVDYAVEVPKLGSLILKHSTDAPMAGLDTVPRENWPPVAITFWSFRIMVGMGLLMLALGLFSLLMRVQGKLYDSRLLHMFAVAMAPAGFIAVLAGWITTEVGRQPFTVYGLLRTVESASPLAAPAVASSLIAFIIVYFAVFAAGVIYLLRLMAAPPHPGEEGPSSHEAPIRTAGITPAAQGVGS from the coding sequence ATGTTCGAAGGCTGGGATGCAGTTGTATTGGCCCGGGCGCAGTTCGCATTCACGATGTCGTTCCACATCATATTTCCCGCCTTCTCGATCGGGCTCGCCAGCTATCTCGCCGTGCTCGAAGCGCTATGGCTCGCGACCGGGCGCGAGGTCTACATCAACCTGTTCAATTACTGGCTGAAGATTTTCGCCGTCGCCTTCGCGATGGGCGTGGTGTCGGGCATCGTGATGTCCTACCAGTTCGGCACCAACTGGTCGGCCTTTTCCGACAAGACCGGCCCGGTGATCGGACCGTTGATGGCCTATGAGGTGCTCACTGCATTCTTCCTCGAGGCGGGTTTCCTCGGTGTGATGCTGTTCGGCCTGAACCGTGTCGGCCCAAAGCTGCATTTTCTGGCGACGCTGATGGTCGCGGTCGGCACGCTGATTTCGGCGTTCTGGATTCTGTCGGCCAATTCCTGGATGCAGACACCGGCCGGCCACACCGTCAATGAGGCCGGTCAGTTCATCGCCGCCGACTGGCTGAAAGTGATCTTCAATCCGTCGTTCCCATACCGTCTCGTGCACATGGTGCTGGCGGCATATCTGACCACGGCGCTGGTGGTCGGTGCGGTCGGCGCATGGCATCTCCTGCGAGACCGCCACCTCGCCGGTCCGCGCGTGATGTTCTCGATGGCGATGTGGATGGCGACGCTGGTGGCGCCGATTCAGATCATCGCCGGGGATCAGCACGGGCTCAACACGCTGGAGCACCAGCCGGTGAAGATCATGGCGATGGAAGGCCACTTCGAGAGCCACAAGCACGGCGCGCCCCTGATCCTGTTCGGCCTGCCCAATCAGAGCACCGGCAGGGTCGACTACGCGGTCGAAGTGCCGAAGCTCGGTTCGCTGATTCTCAAACACTCGACGGATGCGCCGATGGCCGGCCTCGACACGGTCCCGCGCGAAAACTGGCCGCCGGTGGCGATCACGTTCTGGTCGTTCCGGATCATGGTCGGCATGGGACTGCTCATGCTGGCGCTCGGCCTGTTCAGCCTGTTGATGCGCGTTCAGGGCAAGCTCTACGATTCCCGGCTGTTGCACATGTTCGCGGTCGCAATGGCGCCTGCGGGCTTCATCGCCGTGCTCGCAGGCTGGATCACCACCGAAGTCGGCCGCCAGCCGTTCACGGTCTATGGACTGCTGCGCACCGTGGAATCCGCCTCGCCGCTGGCAGCGCCGGCCGTCGCCTCCTCGCTGATCGCCTTCATCATCGTCTATTTCGCGGTGTTCGCGGCCGGCGTGATCTACCTGCTGCGCCTGATGGCAGCGCCGCCGCATCCGGGCGAAGAGGGGCCGTCATCGCACGAGGCGCCGATCCGCACCGCCGGCATCACCCCGGCTGCCCAGGGGGTCGGCTCATGA
- a CDS encoding response regulator, with amino-acid sequence MTQSPHIFIVDDEAPAREMVGDYLKMHGFGVTLCDGGKSLRKAIENAVPDLVVLDLNMPEEDGLSIIRDLKSRINVPVIMLTATASPIDRVVGLELGADDYIAKPCELRELMARIRSVLRRSTPPKAATPEPATAKAEKEQLVRFGTKWLDLEAQALRDDEGNEHPLTASEFGLLKVFAANPKRVLSRERLLELANARDAEAFDRAVDLRIMRIRRKIEIDPTKPAVIRTIRGGGYLFSPTGEKG; translated from the coding sequence ATGACCCAGAGCCCGCATATCTTCATCGTCGACGACGAGGCGCCGGCCCGCGAGATGGTCGGCGATTACCTCAAGATGCACGGCTTCGGCGTCACCTTGTGCGACGGCGGAAAGAGCCTGCGCAAGGCGATCGAGAACGCCGTGCCTGACCTCGTCGTGCTCGATCTCAACATGCCCGAGGAAGACGGGCTTTCGATCATTCGCGACCTCAAGAGCCGCATCAACGTCCCCGTCATCATGCTGACGGCGACCGCGAGCCCGATCGACCGTGTCGTCGGCCTCGAGCTCGGCGCCGACGACTACATCGCAAAGCCCTGCGAGCTGCGCGAGCTGATGGCGCGCATCCGCTCCGTGCTTCGCCGCAGCACGCCGCCCAAGGCGGCGACGCCCGAGCCCGCGACGGCCAAGGCAGAGAAGGAACAACTGGTGCGGTTCGGCACCAAATGGCTCGACCTCGAAGCCCAGGCGCTGCGCGACGACGAAGGCAACGAGCATCCGCTGACGGCGTCCGAATTCGGGCTTCTGAAAGTGTTCGCGGCGAACCCGAAGCGGGTGTTGTCGCGCGAGCGGCTGTTGGAATTGGCCAATGCGCGCGACGCCGAAGCCTTCGACCGCGCCGTCGATCTGCGCATCATGCGTATCCGCCGCAAGATCGAGATCGATCCCACCAAGCCCGCCGTGATCCGTACGATCAGAGGCGGCGGCTATTTGTTCTCGCCGACCGGCGAGAAAGGTTAG
- a CDS encoding thioredoxin family protein, whose amino-acid sequence MNVRLLAASAAIAAASLAGSALPAFSGDAPRALEKPFTVAATQTTAPEFVGLGNWFNSAPLKLVDLRGKVVLVNFWTYGCVNCVNTLPHVTALYAKYRDRGFVVVGIHTPEFPFERSASNVQAALKRHGITYPVAQDNDSRTWNAYRNRYWPAQYIVDQNGRIVFQHDGEGQYEQIDRTVAGLLNGAS is encoded by the coding sequence ATGAACGTACGTCTGCTTGCCGCATCCGCTGCCATCGCTGCAGCTTCTCTCGCTGGTTCAGCGTTACCTGCCTTCAGCGGCGACGCGCCACGCGCGCTAGAAAAGCCGTTCACGGTCGCCGCGACGCAGACCACCGCGCCGGAGTTCGTCGGTCTTGGCAATTGGTTCAACTCAGCGCCGCTGAAACTCGTCGATCTCCGCGGCAAGGTCGTGCTGGTGAATTTCTGGACCTATGGCTGCGTCAACTGCGTCAACACGCTCCCGCATGTCACTGCCCTGTACGCCAAATACAGGGACCGCGGGTTCGTCGTTGTCGGCATCCACACGCCGGAATTTCCGTTCGAGCGGTCTGCGTCCAACGTTCAGGCCGCGCTGAAGCGGCACGGTATCACTTATCCGGTGGCGCAAGATAATGACTCGCGAACCTGGAACGCTTACCGCAACCGCTATTGGCCGGCGCAATATATCGTCGACCAGAACGGAAGGATCGTGTTCCAGCACGACGGCGAGGGCCAGTACGAGCAGATCGACCGCACGGTCGCCGGGCTCCTGAACGGTGCGAGCTGA
- a CDS encoding acyl-CoA dehydrogenase family protein has translation MSDLETFRRETRAWLEANCPPEMRRPMTSESDTYWGGRNAKFSSEPQRVWFERMRDKGWTVPDWPKEYGGGGLEPAEHKVLREEMAAMGVRSPLSSFGIWMLGPALLKYGTEAQKKEHLPDIAAGLIRWCQGYSEPNAGSDLASLQTRADSDGDDYIINGQKIWTSYANYADWIFCLVRTDPAAKKHDGISFILFDMASKGVSTKPILLISGYSPFCETFFDNVRVPKSHVVGQVNRGWDVAKYLLQHERAMISGTGERGIGRPLGQVAADSVGSDDSGRLDDAVLRGQIAAFDIDEAAFAAVAERAVDLAKAGQSHPAFSSAMKYYGTELNKRRHEILMSAGGIDALEWESERSRGGARPRAWLRTKANSIEGGTSEVMLGIVAKRILDLPGA, from the coding sequence ATGTCCGACCTGGAAACATTCCGCCGTGAAACCCGCGCCTGGCTGGAGGCCAATTGTCCGCCGGAAATGCGACGGCCGATGACCTCCGAAAGCGATACCTACTGGGGCGGTCGCAACGCCAAATTCTCCTCCGAGCCGCAGCGCGTCTGGTTTGAGCGGATGCGCGACAAGGGCTGGACCGTGCCGGATTGGCCGAAGGAATATGGTGGCGGAGGGCTGGAGCCTGCCGAGCACAAGGTGCTGCGTGAAGAAATGGCGGCGATGGGCGTGCGCTCGCCGCTTTCGAGCTTCGGCATCTGGATGCTTGGGCCGGCGCTGTTGAAGTACGGCACCGAGGCGCAGAAGAAAGAGCACCTGCCTGACATCGCCGCGGGACTGATCCGCTGGTGCCAGGGCTATTCCGAGCCGAACGCCGGATCGGACCTCGCCTCGCTGCAAACCCGCGCCGATAGCGACGGCGACGACTACATCATCAACGGCCAGAAGATCTGGACGTCGTATGCGAACTACGCCGACTGGATTTTCTGTCTGGTGCGTACCGATCCCGCCGCGAAGAAGCATGACGGCATCAGTTTCATCCTGTTCGACATGGCCTCGAAGGGCGTGTCGACCAAGCCGATTCTTCTGATCTCCGGTTATTCGCCGTTCTGCGAAACCTTCTTCGACAACGTGCGGGTGCCGAAATCGCATGTGGTCGGCCAGGTCAACCGCGGCTGGGATGTTGCAAAATATCTGCTGCAGCATGAGCGCGCGATGATCTCGGGCACTGGAGAGCGCGGTATCGGCCGTCCGCTCGGCCAGGTCGCAGCCGACTCCGTCGGCAGCGATGATTCCGGCCGGCTCGACGATGCCGTGCTGCGCGGCCAGATTGCGGCGTTCGACATCGACGAGGCGGCGTTTGCGGCGGTGGCTGAGCGCGCCGTTGATCTCGCGAAAGCCGGACAATCGCATCCGGCGTTCTCCTCGGCGATGAAGTATTACGGCACCGAGCTCAACAAGCGCCGCCACGAAATCCTGATGTCGGCCGGCGGCATCGATGCGCTGGAATGGGAAAGCGAGCGCTCCAGAGGCGGCGCCCGTCCGCGCGCCTGGCTGCGCACCAAGGCCAACTCGATCGAAGGCGGCACCAGCGAGGTGATGCTCGGCATCGTCGCCAAGCGCATCCTCGATCTGCCGGGGGCGTGA
- a CDS encoding carboxymuconolactone decarboxylase family protein: MRLKLLSPGEMSAAQKETYDEAIAGKRGAPPAPMMAWLNSPEMAQHATRLGEQLRFNTMFPAKLSEIAILVTARHWTSHYEWYAHKRLALKGGMDPKIIEDIRDRRTPVFDDPKGRMIYDLAKSLHEGHGVSQALYDEAVKVLTERGIVEVIGLCGYYTMVSMTLNTFEFGLPDGEVSDLV; encoded by the coding sequence ATGCGGCTGAAGTTGCTTTCGCCAGGCGAAATGAGCGCCGCGCAAAAAGAAACCTATGACGAGGCCATCGCCGGCAAGCGCGGCGCCCCTCCGGCACCGATGATGGCCTGGCTCAACAGCCCAGAGATGGCGCAGCACGCCACGCGGCTCGGAGAGCAGCTTCGTTTCAACACGATGTTTCCCGCAAAACTTTCCGAGATCGCGATCCTCGTCACTGCGCGGCACTGGACGTCGCATTACGAATGGTATGCGCACAAGCGCCTGGCGCTGAAGGGCGGCATGGATCCGAAAATCATCGAGGACATCCGCGACCGCCGCACGCCCGTCTTCGATGACCCCAAGGGCCGGATGATCTACGATCTCGCCAAGTCGCTGCATGAGGGCCACGGCGTGTCGCAAGCGCTGTATGACGAAGCGGTAAAAGTGCTCACCGAACGCGGGATTGTCGAGGTGATCGGGCTGTGCGGCTATTACACGATGGTCTCGATGACGCTGAACACGTTTGAGTTCGGGCTGCCGGACGGCGAGGTATCGGATCTTGTGTAA
- a CDS encoding L,D-transpeptidase has protein sequence MTKFRHLIWMVIAAGGLILSASQSQAQLRQPDVGDQPGVLPDESVELDPQFRKTAVFYRTNEAPGTIIVVTAERHLYLIQGNGRALRYGIGVGREGFQWQGLVNITRKAEWPDWTPPPEMIARQPYLPRFMAGGPGNPLGARAMYLGTTVYRIHGTNRPDTIGTAVSSGCFRLVNADVTDLYERVPVGTKVIIRQKPEL, from the coding sequence ATGACAAAATTTCGGCACCTGATCTGGATGGTGATCGCCGCCGGCGGTCTGATCCTTTCAGCCTCTCAGAGCCAGGCGCAGTTGCGGCAACCCGACGTCGGCGACCAGCCCGGCGTGCTTCCCGACGAATCCGTCGAGCTCGATCCGCAGTTCAGGAAGACCGCGGTATTCTATCGCACCAACGAAGCACCGGGCACCATCATCGTCGTCACCGCCGAGCGCCATCTCTATCTGATCCAGGGCAACGGCCGCGCGCTGCGCTACGGCATCGGTGTCGGCCGCGAAGGATTTCAATGGCAGGGACTGGTGAACATCACCCGCAAGGCGGAGTGGCCGGACTGGACGCCGCCGCCGGAGATGATCGCGCGCCAGCCCTATCTGCCGCGTTTCATGGCTGGCGGCCCCGGCAACCCGCTCGGTGCGCGCGCGATGTATCTCGGCACCACCGTCTACCGTATCCACGGCACCAACCGGCCCGACACCATCGGCACCGCCGTCTCCTCCGGCTGCTTCCGGCTGGTCAACGCCGACGTCACCGATCTCTATGAGCGCGTGCCCGTCGGCACCAAAGTGATTATCCGGCAGAAGCCGGAGCTCTAA
- a CDS encoding cytochrome c biogenesis CcdA family protein — MLNLVLALLAGVVTVAAPCTLPMLPILLGASVGQTGKARPAMIALGFVMSFSMVALLLGAITRAFDFDPNHLRNAAAILLVGFGLLMIWPAPFEWLSVRIGGFTGTTASRQGMLSGFVLGTTLGLVWTPCAGPVLGSILTVIATSKDTAWASLLLVVYAIGAGLPMLAIAYGGQAVTTRVRSVARIAPRLQRGFGVVVIAFALLSYFQYDTLIVAWLTGFYPNGQIGL, encoded by the coding sequence ATGCTCAATCTCGTACTCGCGCTGCTCGCAGGTGTCGTCACTGTGGCCGCGCCTTGCACGCTGCCGATGCTGCCCATCCTCCTAGGGGCATCGGTCGGCCAGACCGGCAAGGCGCGGCCGGCAATGATCGCGCTCGGCTTTGTGATGTCATTCTCGATGGTGGCATTGCTGCTGGGCGCGATCACGCGCGCCTTCGATTTCGATCCCAATCATCTGCGCAACGCGGCCGCGATTCTTCTTGTCGGCTTTGGATTATTGATGATCTGGCCGGCGCCGTTCGAATGGCTGTCGGTCCGCATCGGCGGCTTCACCGGTACTACGGCCTCCCGGCAGGGAATGCTCAGCGGCTTCGTGCTCGGCACGACACTCGGCCTGGTCTGGACACCTTGCGCCGGACCGGTGCTGGGCTCGATCCTGACCGTCATCGCCACATCGAAAGACACCGCCTGGGCCAGCCTGCTGCTGGTCGTCTACGCGATCGGCGCAGGCTTGCCGATGCTCGCGATCGCTTATGGCGGCCAGGCCGTCACCACCCGCGTTCGCAGCGTCGCGCGGATCGCGCCGCGGCTGCAGCGGGGATTCGGCGTCGTCGTCATAGCCTTCGCGCTGCTGTCTTACTTCCAATACGACACGCTGATCGTGGCGTGGCTGACCGGATTTTACCCCAATGGCCAGATCGGCCTCTGA
- a CDS encoding amino acid ABC transporter substrate-binding protein — MLRTFRGGLLIGLAVAIAVAAAAITYERYDTKTLKRTIRRGEVLCGVNKGLPGFSIPDDKGDWTGFDVDFCRAVASAIFDDPKKAKFVALDANERFKELQSRKVDILSRNTTWSMSRESNYALYFPAVAYYDGQGFMLPRSRNIDSALDLNNSKVCVQEGTTTVLNVADHFRANNMKYTEVKFPKLEDVLKAYEGGKCDTFTADVSQLYALRLNLIQPSDHVILPDVISKEPLAPVVRQRDDDWMMLVKWTLYAMINAEELGITSKNIDEALKSKKPDVMRLVGTEGAYGEDLGLPKDWAARIIRHVGNYGEVYERNVGEGSKLKIPRGLNSLWSNGGIQYAPPIR, encoded by the coding sequence ATGCTACGGACATTTCGAGGCGGCCTGCTCATCGGGCTGGCGGTCGCAATCGCGGTCGCGGCCGCTGCAATCACCTATGAACGTTACGACACCAAGACGCTGAAGCGGACCATCCGCCGCGGCGAAGTACTGTGCGGCGTCAACAAGGGCCTGCCCGGATTCTCGATCCCCGACGACAAGGGCGACTGGACCGGCTTCGACGTCGATTTCTGTCGCGCGGTAGCCTCGGCGATCTTCGATGATCCCAAGAAGGCAAAATTCGTGGCGCTGGATGCCAACGAGCGCTTCAAGGAGCTGCAGAGCCGCAAGGTCGACATCCTCTCGCGCAACACGACCTGGAGCATGTCCCGCGAGAGCAACTACGCCCTCTATTTCCCGGCGGTCGCCTATTATGACGGCCAGGGCTTCATGCTGCCGCGCTCACGCAACATCGATTCCGCGCTGGACCTCAACAACAGCAAGGTTTGCGTGCAGGAGGGGACGACGACGGTGCTCAATGTCGCCGACCATTTCCGCGCCAACAACATGAAGTATACCGAGGTCAAGTTTCCCAAGCTGGAAGACGTGCTCAAGGCTTACGAGGGCGGCAAGTGCGACACTTTCACCGCCGACGTTTCCCAGCTCTACGCGCTTCGCTTGAACCTGATTCAGCCGAGCGACCACGTCATCCTGCCCGACGTCATCTCCAAGGAGCCGCTCGCGCCTGTGGTGCGCCAGCGCGACGACGACTGGATGATGCTCGTGAAGTGGACGCTGTATGCAATGATCAACGCCGAGGAACTCGGCATCACCTCGAAGAACATCGACGAGGCGCTGAAGTCGAAGAAGCCCGACGTGATGCGGCTGGTCGGCACCGAAGGCGCCTATGGCGAAGATCTCGGCCTGCCCAAGGACTGGGCCGCCCGCATCATCCGCCATGTCGGCAATTACGGCGAGGTCTACGAACGCAATGTCGGCGAAGGATCGAAGCTGAAGATCCCGCGCGGCCTGAATTCGCTGTGGAGCAACGGCGGGATTCAGTACGCCCCGCCGATACGGTAG
- a CDS encoding acyl-CoA dehydrogenase family protein, whose amino-acid sequence MPLVLTEEQSMLRDSARGLISDKAPVSHLRSLRDSKDETGFSRELWKAFAEMGFSGLLVPENFGGSGLGCVEAGIVMEEIGRTLMPSPFLSTAVLAASALSRSGNDAQKSAHLPRIADGSLLAALAIDEGAKHRPLQINLQAVRSGNGFKLNGAKALVVDGHTADLLIVAARTGGAAGERDGLTLFLVDPKARGIAIERTVMVDAHNAARIEFSNVEVNADQVLGEVDQGGALLEGVLNIGRGAVASEMVGLSEEVFGRTVTYLKERKQFGKLIGEFQALQHRASQLYIDIEITRAAVLKALQTLDGDFEHAGAAVSVAKAKAGTTATLAVQEGVQMHGGMGMTDQFDIGFFMKRARVCQELFGDSNYHADQLARMKGY is encoded by the coding sequence ATGCCCCTCGTCCTCACCGAAGAACAATCCATGCTGCGCGACAGCGCGCGCGGCCTCATCAGCGACAAGGCGCCGGTGTCGCATCTGCGCAGCTTGCGCGACAGCAAGGACGAAACGGGCTTTTCCCGCGAGCTCTGGAAGGCGTTTGCCGAGATGGGCTTTTCCGGCCTGCTGGTGCCCGAAAATTTTGGCGGCAGCGGGCTCGGCTGCGTCGAGGCCGGCATCGTGATGGAGGAAATCGGCCGCACCCTGATGCCGTCGCCGTTCCTGTCGACCGCGGTGCTGGCGGCGTCGGCGCTGTCGCGCAGTGGAAATGACGCGCAAAAGTCCGCACATCTGCCGAGGATTGCGGACGGATCGCTGCTGGCGGCGCTCGCGATCGATGAAGGTGCAAAACATCGCCCGCTGCAGATCAATTTGCAGGCGGTGCGCTCCGGCAACGGCTTCAAGCTGAACGGCGCCAAGGCGTTGGTGGTCGACGGCCACACCGCCGATCTCCTGATCGTCGCGGCGCGCACTGGCGGCGCGGCCGGCGAACGCGATGGGTTGACGCTGTTTCTGGTCGATCCCAAGGCCAGGGGCATTGCGATCGAACGCACGGTGATGGTCGACGCACATAACGCTGCGCGGATCGAATTCAGCAATGTCGAGGTCAATGCCGATCAGGTGCTCGGCGAGGTCGACCAGGGCGGCGCGTTATTGGAGGGCGTGCTCAATATCGGCCGCGGCGCGGTAGCTTCCGAAATGGTCGGCCTGAGCGAAGAGGTATTCGGCCGCACCGTGACGTATCTGAAGGAGCGCAAGCAGTTCGGTAAATTGATCGGCGAATTCCAGGCGCTGCAGCACCGCGCCTCCCAGCTCTATATTGATATCGAGATCACCCGCGCGGCCGTGCTGAAGGCGCTGCAGACCCTCGACGGCGATTTCGAGCACGCTGGCGCGGCAGTGTCAGTCGCAAAAGCCAAGGCCGGCACCACGGCGACGCTGGCGGTGCAAGAGGGCGTGCAGATGCACGGCGGCATGGGCATGACCGACCAGTTCGACATCGGCTTCTTCATGAAGCGCGCCCGCGTCTGCCAGGAATTGTTCGGCGACAGCAATTACCACGCCGATCAGTTGGCGCGGATGAAGGGGTATTGA
- a CDS encoding DUF2474 domain-containing protein, with translation MQRLLWFAALWLGGVGTVALISFCLRLWIAPK, from the coding sequence ATGCAGCGCCTGCTGTGGTTTGCCGCGCTCTGGCTCGGCGGCGTCGGCACCGTCGCGCTGATTTCGTTTTGCCTGCGGCTGTGGATCGCGCCGAAATAA
- a CDS encoding sigma-70 family RNA polymerase sigma factor: MSNVIAINAAAKKSIAAARATSDETLLQSIAKGDRTAMHVLYSRHNVRVYRFVLRMVRDTTVAEDLVSQVFLDVWRTAAQFEGRSQVSTWLLSIARFKALTALRQRKHEDIEQEDVLEIADEADTPEASLDRSNTSAILRACVAKLSPAHREIINLVYYHEKSVEEAGAIIGIPQSTVKTRMFYARKQLAELLKGAGVDSIAA, from the coding sequence ATGTCGAACGTCATCGCCATCAACGCCGCAGCCAAGAAGTCGATTGCCGCCGCCCGCGCGACATCGGACGAAACGCTGCTGCAGAGTATTGCCAAGGGCGACCGCACGGCGATGCATGTGCTTTACTCCCGCCATAACGTCCGGGTTTACCGCTTCGTGCTGCGCATGGTGCGTGACACCACCGTGGCCGAAGACCTCGTCAGCCAGGTGTTTCTCGACGTGTGGCGGACCGCCGCCCAGTTCGAGGGCCGCTCGCAGGTATCGACCTGGCTGCTGTCGATCGCCCGCTTCAAGGCGCTGACCGCGCTGCGCCAGCGCAAGCATGAGGATATCGAGCAGGAAGACGTGCTGGAGATCGCCGACGAGGCCGACACGCCGGAAGCTTCGCTCGACCGCAGCAACACCAGCGCCATCCTGCGCGCCTGCGTCGCCAAGCTGTCGCCGGCGCATCGCGAGATCATCAACCTGGTCTACTACCACGAGAAGTCGGTGGAAGAGGCCGGCGCGATCATCGGTATTCCCCAGAGCACGGTGAAGACCCGCATGTTCTATGCCCGCAAACAATTGGCCGAGTTGCTTAAGGGCGCCGGCGTGGACAGCATCGCCGCCTAA